From Qipengyuania soli:
AATATCATCACCTTTACGGCCTGACTAAGAAGCGACTCGCCAATGCGAAGCCCGATGCGCTGGTCATGCACCCTGGGCCGATGAACCGCGGGGTCGAGATTGACAGCGAGGTTGCCGATCTGATCGATCGGTCGATCATCACTCGCCAGGTCGAGATGGGCGTCGCAATCCGCATGGCCGCACTCGACGTGCTGACGCGCCGCGCGAGAGGCGTTGCAGGATGGGGAGATGCGGCATGAAGCAACAGCGCCCCATCGCGATTACCAACGGCCGGATTGTCACGCCGGAGGGCATCATCGACGGCACGCTCCGCCTTGCCGATGGAATAATCGCTTCAACAGGCGCTGACGCGCCTCGGGACGGGGACAAGATAGTCGAAGTGGGCGGCAAGCTTGTCGCCCCGGGACTGATCGACTTCGGTGTCTTCGCAATCGACAAGCCTGCCTTCCACTTCGGCGGGATTACCCGCGCGGCGTTGATGCCCGACCAGTCGCCGCCGCTCGACCTTCCGAGCCGGGTCTCCTACATCGCCAAGAGCGGCAAGCCCGACTTCTGGATCCACCCTCTCGCCGCGGCGACACGCGGGCTCGAGGGGCGCGAAATCGCCGAATTCGCCCTCATGCGCGAGGCCGGGGCTCGCGGGATCGCAACGGGACGCCAGTGGATCGCGGACTCGGGCGCAATGCTGCGCTTGCTGCAGTATGCGGCGATGCTCGACATGATCGTCGTTTCGCATGCCGAGGATGCCGCTTTGGTGGGTAGCGCCGTCGCGACTGCCGGGGAGGTTGCTACCCGCCGCGGTTTGCCGAGCGCGCCGGCCGAAGCCGAAGCGATCGCCATCGCACGCGATATTTCTCTTGCCCGAATGGCAGGTACCAAGCTGCATTTCCGGCAGGTCACGACGCGAGCGGGGCTCGACCTGGTGCGGCAGGCCAAGGACGCTGGCCAG
This genomic window contains:
- a CDS encoding dihydroorotase, which encodes MKQQRPIAITNGRIVTPEGIIDGTLRLADGIIASTGADAPRDGDKIVEVGGKLVAPGLIDFGVFAIDKPAFHFGGITRAALMPDQSPPLDLPSRVSYIAKSGKPDFWIHPLAAATRGLEGREIAEFALMREAGARGIATGRQWIADSGAMLRLLQYAAMLDMIVVSHAEDAALVGSAVATAGEVATRRGLPSAPAEAEAIAIARDISLARMAGTKLHFRQVTTRAGLDLVRQAKDAGQRVTCGVTPAHFMLSDLATVDFRTFARLSPPLRSEADRQAVREAIADGTIDVIASGHDPRGPEDKRLPFADAEPGMAGAETLLAMTLSLVRDGVIDIGRAFDLLARNPAALLGVQAGAIAGGHEADIAIIDPDKPWIIQSARMEATAGNTPFDGQPTQGRVSALYKGGVPITL